The genomic stretch CAATTCAAGAAGCGTATCATCGTGGCGCAAAAAAAATAATTGTATTACGCACCGTGCCTGCACATCAAAATACACGCACGCCATGGGCGCATAAACTCAAATCTTGGGTGTGTAGTTCACAACGTTGTCCAAAAGTACTCGATATTATTACCGGTCATGAAAATGCCTACAGTGATGCGGTAGACTTTATTCATACCCCGCCAACGGATACGCAGATAATTGAAATAGCGCCACCACAGCCACTCGCAAGTCGTATTCTGGGAAGTAGTGATGAGGCCTTAGCCGCCGATTATAAAATGGGCTATGAGATGGGGGCTAAATTTTTAGCCAGCCACCATGCAGAGCTGTTTAGATAGCACGGCTTAGAACATATTATCTAGACAGCATTAGCGGCCGTAGCGGTAAACATCTAAATCACAACTATCGATATCGGGTGTAACGCCACTGACAATATCTGCAAGGTAACGCGCAGAACCACACGCCATCGTCCAGCCCAAGGTGCCATGACCGCAATTAGTAAATAAATTAGCAACTGGCGTGCGACCAATAATCGGCGTGCCATCGGGCGTCATCGGGCGTAACCCAGTCCAAAACTCCGCTTGGCTCATATCACCCGCATGGGGAAATAAGTCATTTATGACCATCGCAATTGTGTCTTTACGAGAATCGGTTAAATCTAAATTATATCCCGCCAATTCAGCCGTTCCCGCAACCCGAATGCGCTTATCAAAACGCGTCATAGCTACTTTATAGGTTTCATCCATCACAGTTGAAACCGGTGCTTGACTGCTATCCACAATCGGCACAGTGAGTGAATAGCCTTTTACCGGATAAATCGGCATAGCGAGTCCAAATGGCGACAAAATCGGATCGATTAACGCTGATGAATAACTCCCCATCGCGACAACATAAGCATCAGCCGTTAACTCTCCTACATTGGTACTCACCGAACTAATGTTGTCATTCTGATGGTTCAATTTATTCACCGTCACATCAAATTTAAATTTAACTCCTGCAGCTTGTGCTAATGCAGTCAATTGCTGGCAAAACAAATAACAGTCTCCCGTTTCATCATCAGGTAAACGTAATCCACCGACAATTTTATTCTTAACACCAGCCAAACCCGGCTCGACAGCGAGACAACCAGCAACATCTAACGTTTGATATACCGTGCCGCTATCTGCCAATATTTTAATGTCCTTTGCTATCGCTGCCAATTGAGATTCATGACGAAACACCTGTAACGTACCTTGTTGTCGACCTTCGTAGGCCAAGTTTTGTTGCTGGCGTAAATCAATCAAACAGTCGCGACTATAGTTAGCAATACGCAACATTCGCGCTTTATTCACTTCATAACTGCGAGGATTACAGTTGGCTAACATTTTTGCAGCCCATAGATACAGGTCAGGTGACAACCCCGGCTTAATTTTTAAAGGCGCATGTTTTTGCGCTAACCATTTGATCGCTTTAACCGGTATACCAGGCGCCGCCCAAGGCGAAGAATAGCCATAAGAAATCTGGCCTGCATTAGCAAAACTGGTTTCCTCTGCCCCTCTTGGCTGACGATCGATGACTGTCACATCATGTCCAGCTTGTGCTAGATACCACGCCGACGTTAAGCCAACAACCCCACACCCTAATACCATGACTTCCATTTATACCGACCATCGAGAATGAATAATCACGCAGCATAAGATGGTTACATTTACTTAACAATCCATAAGTATTAATATCAGCCTTTAGTAAAACTAAACGCAAG from Moritella marina ATCC 15381 encodes the following:
- a CDS encoding D-amino acid dehydrogenase, giving the protein MEVMVLGCGVVGLTSAWYLAQAGHDVTVIDRQPRGAEETSFANAGQISYGYSSPWAAPGIPVKAIKWLAQKHAPLKIKPGLSPDLYLWAAKMLANCNPRSYEVNKARMLRIANYSRDCLIDLRQQQNLAYEGRQQGTLQVFRHESQLAAIAKDIKILADSGTVYQTLDVAGCLAVEPGLAGVKNKIVGGLRLPDDETGDCYLFCQQLTALAQAAGVKFKFDVTVNKLNHQNDNISSVSTNVGELTADAYVVAMGSYSSALIDPILSPFGLAMPIYPVKGYSLTVPIVDSSQAPVSTVMDETYKVAMTRFDKRIRVAGTAELAGYNLDLTDSRKDTIAMVINDLFPHAGDMSQAEFWTGLRPMTPDGTPIIGRTPVANLFTNCGHGTLGWTMACGSARYLADIVSGVTPDIDSCDLDVYRYGR